The Setaria viridis chromosome 6, Setaria_viridis_v4.0, whole genome shotgun sequence genome includes the window GCCGGAGAGCCGGCGGCACGTCGAAGCACGTGACGCGCTCGTCTTGGAGGACGAGCGCCATGACCCTGTCGGCGAGCGCGTCGAGCCAGTATGTGAACCCGTCGACGCTGACCGCTGCGCAGGAGTGGTGGTAGCTCGCGCCGCCGGGGGTGGTCACCGGCACCTCCCGCCACGACGTGCCGCCGCCTAGGGTGAACACCCACACCGCGCCGACCGCCTGGTCCTGCCGGCACGGGATGTGCACGACCTTGTACTCGCCCGTCGTCGGGTGGTAGTACATCCCGAACGCCTTGAACTGCTCCCAGTGCCTctgcgtcggcgccggcggtagGAGCTGCGACTCGCCGGTGATCGGGTTGACCACCGAGATGGCGGACAAGCTGCCGGCGTTGACGCCGAACGCCGATCTCTCGTGGAGGCAGAGCAAGCCGTTGCACGTGCCGACTAGATCGTAGCGGAGGTCGTAGGAGCACGGGTACGTCCACGCATGGCACCTGCGGCTGCCGTCTTCGCCATCGAAGACGACGGCGCGGGAGCCGCAGCTTTCTGCGAAGAAGGCGAGGGTCTTGGTGCGGGCCTGCCGCTCCGGCGTGTGCTCGTCGACGAGGTCGCGCCACCGCTTGCAGACCAGGCGAAACCGCCGCCGCGAGCTCGTCGGGAGGAGCAGCAAGACCTGCACCAAGGCGTCGTCCGGTAGACTGAAACCGTCATCCGCCATTGCGCCTGCTTATCGCTAGTAGATCGATCCGGAGATCTAATAAAATCGTGCCGATTATAGGAGATGGATATATTTCCTAACCGAACGTGATGCGTTTGAAGACAATGTGCACGTTTGGAAAACCGCACTTTTATTCGAACTAGTGTACAACTCGACAACTCGTGCTAACGCTGCGGAAGCAAAGGATACACGTATGCCAATAGTATGACAACTCGTGCCAGCGTGACTTTACATGTAAGCACATTATCTTTTCCATAAGATTTACATGCGACAAATACCAACTCTACTGTTAGTTTGAGCAGGAATGACCGATAATTTACaaaatatgtttttttagaTTAAATTCACTCTATGAAATTGAAATTTTTTTGGCTTCCTGCGAAAAGGAAAAAATTATGTTTGGATAGTGTTTGCACTTAAATGGACCCTTCTATTTTCTTCTGCTTTGAGTAAATTAGGGTGGGCGTTTAGATTGTTTAATTCCAGAAACATAGATAGCACCGCAATAACGATAGCCTTGACCTTGAGTACTTGGTTCACGTCTCCGAGAAAAATGAATAGCAACAGGAATCGCATGCCATCTTTTCTTCTATACTGTAAAGAtcgaaaataattgaaaatctTTCTCACCTAATTTGAGTGCACCGCATCCTCACGCTGGATCCACCTGTCAGGCCTCAAAGAAGGTCGGAGGAGGTGCAGGCCCATAAAATCGAGAGTTTTAAAATGTTTCAGCCAAACagctattgtttttttttgcaccGAACGCTGTCCTACCCACCCCTGTACCCGCCGCGCCTATTGTTTTTTCTCCGCGCGGTGCCGTCCGCGCTTCCCCTTCCCTTTCCCCGGCTCCCCGCCAGCAACACCCTCCGCCGTGCTGCCCGCGCTCGCCTTGCTGCTCCCCCGCGAACCTCCCCATCTGCCAAGGCCAACCGCCGGTCACCAGCAGTGCCGTGTCCCGCGCTCCCCCTCCCGCACCCGCCCGACTCGCTGCCCGCACTCGCCCTCGGCCCTCGCGCTCCCTCGGGGCCGTGGCCGAAGTTGGGGCCCCGTCGTTATCTTCCTAATGCGGTGGTGGCGCCAGGTCCACCTCCATCTCCCCTGGCGCCTTTCCCTCCAACGCCCCGAGGCGCGTTCCCCCTCTCTTCCCCTCCCCATCTGCATTGCGACGTCCTCCCCATCGTCGCTCCTCTCTGCGCTCCCATCCTCCGATCCTCGGCGGAGTGCGAGCACGCGGGAGCCAATGGCGGGGGTGGAATTGGAGCAGAGCACCTACGCCGACGTTGGACTGTGtgagctgcgccgccgcccccaccgcccgtGCAGGTCAACGCAGAGGAGGGCCAGCTGCTTTTGGCGGTGTCTCCTGTGAGCGCGACGAGCGGCCAGCGGGGATGCAGGCCGGTGGCGTTGGCATGGCTGGCGATGACCTGCTTGCTTCATGGAGAAAAAAACTGGGAGATGAGATTTCCACAGGGAGACGAGATTAGAGAGAGGCGTGAAGGAGATGAGTTGCCAACAAATACTAAGGAACGATTTGTTTTTTCCAGACTCAAGACAAAACTATCATCCTCcacaacttctgttggtggttTTTCTCTGAAGGAAAATGCAGCTTTGCAGCACACTAATTCATTGGCAATTTCGCGTTGAAGTTTTGATGTTCTTTTGCTGGCTTGTTGAATGTTTGATTGTTCTTAATTACTTTATCTTTGATGAAGGCAAAAAGAGGGAGTAACTGCTTGGTGGTGGATAGGAGGTGACTCTCTTCTCTTCTGCCTGAGGAGAAATTCTATTGATTAACTGTATCGATAGATATTTTATTGTTTTATTTGAACATTCATTAATAATTGTGATGACATCAATACAAATTAGTCAGTTCTCAAGCCATCTTTAAACTTACGAATTTttgactctctctctctatatggATGACAAAGCAATAACCTTACGCTATCCTAGACAAACAATTACTTCTATAATAGTTCAGTGGGAACCTGAACCCTCTAATGAGGAAGAACAATGCATGGTTGGCTGGTCTTCCTTTGCTGGATGCAAATGCGAGGTTTTTCCAATTTTCGTTGATTATAGTCCAAATAATTGATGGCAACTTTTAGTGGTAATGATTAATGAATCTGTAACTCGGACAATCACACTATACGAGGCCATGCATTTCCAGTGGCATCCATGTACACACATTGATGACCAAGGTATGCATTAACCTATTACTtctaaatatttgttatttagaaaataaatataaacccCTAATTGtaataataaaaaattgttGATTTGGTTGCTAAATTTTTAAATACCACGTGCGTGTCGCACTAGTTTAGGTAAAGGAATAGGTTTATTGAGCCTCTGCATGAGTTTTGAGCCAAGGGTTTTAAATCTGTACCGTTGATTGTATTTCGAAATTAAAATAATGATTATAAGCAAAACTGCCTATTGAAAGGACATAGATTCTAAAACATTCACGAGGACAACGGTCTTTTCATGATTTGCATAATCCGAGCACATATGTTGCTGACATTATTTTTGGGCGTGGATACTGTTTTTTTATTGGGAGTGGATGCTAGTGCACAAGCGGTTGAAGTCTTTTCCCCATGATAATACATAATTAGAATTTACTAATGGATGGAGGAATCACGTATTTCACTCAATTTGCGGACTTGATGAGGACATTAATTAAAAACACTGTggtcagaagaaaaaaaatcatgatttATGTTCTACGTCAATTTTACATCTAATATGTTAGCATGTGTGCCAAAGCATTAGTTTGTCTACCTGAGGAATTCAAAAGTTCAGAAAAAATCCATATAGTAAAACATGTTCGCTTAAAAATATTATAGCACATATATGGTGCTTTTGCTAATATTTTGCTTGCGAACATATTCTATAATGCTACACATTTATAAGACTCCATTTCTAAGAAAAATAACTCATCGAATTTTACCAAAAAACAATTACAAGTCATTAAATACAACAATTCACCATCTCTTTTGGCAAACGATCATATATTGGAGTAAAGCAGATCAGCACTCAGCTGCAAACGAAGTGATATCAACTTTACAATTGATATTGTACGCTGGAGAGTTCGGTTGCTGTAAAAAACACTTTGATTATTCCCCTTATCAATGATAATTAAGTTGAATTTCGATTTTAGTATTTCCCTTTCTAGCTTATTTAACGAACAACACTCAGATGAGTgcgtttctattgatatagaaaaaaaatacaaggtTATGTCCCTGGAAGGCCATAACCaggcaaacaaaaaaagaaaaaaaaagaaaaaagctaTGAAAACACAGcgggttggattgggacatcaatacGCGCCGAACTCAACTCATCTCAAACAACTCAAGACTGTTAGATTGGGACATCGACGCAAGCCGCAGAACTCGTCTCCACGAGACAACTCTGCCCGttcggattgggacatcgacacgaACCTCAATAACAACTCTGCCCGGTCGGACTGGGACATCGACATGAGCCTCTATAAACCTACCCGGTTGGATCTCAACTCGCAAACGCCTGACTAAATGAAGAACTCGTCCGAAAGGATGAAAAGACCATGCG containing:
- the LOC117861913 gene encoding F-box protein At3g07870, with the translated sequence MADDGFSLPDDALVQVLLLLPTSSRRRFRLVCKRWRDLVDEHTPERQARTKTLAFFAESCGSRAVVFDGEDGSRRCHAWTYPCSYDLRYDLVGTCNGLLCLHERSAFGVNAGSLSAISVVNPITGESQLLPPAPTQRHWEQFKAFGMYYHPTTGEYKVVHIPCRQDQAVGAVWVFTLGGGTSWREVPVTTPGGASYHHSCAAVSVDGFTYWLDALADRVMALVLQDERVTCFDVPPALRRGLTPERKAGGG